ACTTCTACGGCGGCCACGGCATCGTCGGCGGGCAGATCCCCGTCGGCGTCGGCCTCGCGTTTGCGTGCAAGTACAAGGAGACGGGCGGCGTCAGCCTGACCTACTTCGGCGACGGCGCGATCAACCAGGGCAGCTTCCACGAAGCCGCCAACCTCGCGGCCCTCTACGAACTCCCGGCGCTTCTCATCTGCGAAAACAACCAGTACGCGATGGGCACCTCTGTCGAGCGCTCGCGCGGCAGCGTTGACCTCTACAAGCAGGGCTACCCCTACGACATGGCGGGCGTACTCATCAACGGCATGGATGTCTTCACTGTCTACAAGGCCATGAAGGACATCACCGACGAGGCACGCGAAGGCAAGCCCTTCATGGTCGACATGCGGACCTACCGCTACCGCGGCCACTCCATGTCGGACCCGCAGAAGTATCGTACGAAGGAGGAGATGGAGGCGAAGAAGGACGAGGACCCGATCGTCCGCCTCAAGGCCTACATGCTGGAGCACAAGCTCGCCGAGAACGACGCCCTCGACACCATCGACGACGAGGTGAAGCAGGTTGTGCTCGGTGCGGTCGAGTTCGCCGAGAACAGCCCGTACCCGCCCGTCGAGACGATGTACGAGGACGTGTACGTCCAGGACGACTACCCGTTTATTTCCTAGCGGAAGTCGCAGGTCTGAGGTCGCAGGTCGTAGATCGTTGCTGCTTCCAGCCTCATAGACTTGCGACCTTCGACCTTTGACCTACGACTAATAAAGCAGACATGGCTGAACTTCAATTCCGCGAGGCACTCCGGGCGGCGATGACCGAGGAGATGGAGCGCGACGAAAACGTCTTCCTCATGGGCGAGGAGGTCGCCGAGTACAACGGCGCGTACAAGGTGTCGCAGGGCATGCTCGACCAGTTCGGGCCCAAGCGCATCATCGACACGCCGATCTCGGAAAACGGCTTCTCCGGCCTCGGCATCGGCGCGGCCATGATGGGTCTGCGGCCGATCATCGAGTTCATGACCTGGAACTTTGCCTTCGTGGCGTTCGACCAGATCGTCTCGAACGCGGCCAAGATGCGCTACATGTCAGGTGGCCAACTCAAGGTGCCGATTGTCTTCCGCGGCGGCAACGGCGCGGCCGGTCAGCTTGCGGCGACGCACTCCAACTCGACTGAGCCGTTCTACGCCAACGTGCCGGGTCTCAAGATCGTCGCGCCGTCAAACCCCGACGATGCCAAGGGCCTACTCAAGTCGGCCATCCGCGACGACGACCCCGTGCTGTTCATGGAGTCTGAGCTGATGTTCGGCATGAAGGGCGAGGTGTCGGACGCCGTCGACTATACGATCCCCATCGGCGAGGCACGCATCGCCCGCGAAGGCGACGACCTGACCATCGTGGCGCACTCCAAGTCGTACTGGCTCGCGATGGAAGCGGCCGAGGAGCTTAGCAAGCAGGGCTACGAGGCGACGGTCATCGATCCGCGCACGATTCGCCCGTTCCCGTTTGACGCCGTCATCGACTCGGTCAAGAAAACCAACCGGCTTGTGATCGTCGATGAAAGCCAGCCCTTCGGCGGCATCGCCTCGGAGGTTGGGTTCCAGATCCAGCAGCGCGCCTTCGACTACCTCGATGCGCCCGTTCAGCGCGTCACTGCCAA
The Bacteroidota bacterium DNA segment above includes these coding regions:
- a CDS encoding pyruvate dehydrogenase complex E1 component subunit beta; protein product: MAELQFREALRAAMTEEMERDENVFLMGEEVAEYNGAYKVSQGMLDQFGPKRIIDTPISENGFSGLGIGAAMMGLRPIIEFMTWNFAFVAFDQIVSNAAKMRYMSGGQLKVPIVFRGGNGAAGQLAATHSNSTEPFYANVPGLKIVAPSNPDDAKGLLKSAIRDDDPVLFMESELMFGMKGEVSDAVDYTIPIGEARIAREGDDLTIVAHSKSYWLAMEAAEELSKQGYEATVIDPRTIRPFPFDAVIDSVKKTNRLVIVDESQPFGGIASEVGFQIQQRAFDYLDAPVQRVTAKDVPAPYAKNLIEAWMPSVDDTIAAAKRALYVN